One Onthophagus taurus isolate NC chromosome 4, IU_Otau_3.0, whole genome shotgun sequence DNA window includes the following coding sequences:
- the LOC139429643 gene encoding uncharacterized protein, with amino-acid sequence MEPNFGDNVERNQQVLKRNFNGIPNDADDNHDHQSGSSKQYQPCLKTGSSKRQGCGPHSKQPELSHTSGNGANVPSTSQDGVFSDHRRFGIPTNVLIDMTATIGPVYRFGPSSIFYVIRPLELSNIMISLSQGIWNFAPQTERKVFRSFLENQKTFLLYNVLGTSEFQALAQLMSTNDGQYNTPAKINWLSTQGVTYDQIRGFFPNGINYFVDGYQISREIGIKIATLMMERNDQPNVFARPILFRGLDI; translated from the exons ATGGAACCTAATTTCGGTGATAATGTTGAAAGGAATCAGCAGGttcttaaaagaaattttaatggaattcCAAATGATGCTGATGATAATCATGATCATCAAAGTGGTAGTTCGAAACAATACCAACCTTGTTTGAAAACTGGTTCTTCTAAACGACAAGGTTGCGGACCACATTCAAAACAGCCTGAATTGAGTCATACCAGCGGGAATGGAGCAAACGTTCCAAGCACATCTCAAGATGGTGTTTTTAGTGATCATCGCCGTTTTGGTATTCCAACGAATGTGTTGATTGATATGACAGCGACTATAGGACCAGTATATCGTTTTGGTCCGTCGTCGATATTTTATGTTATCCGTCCATTGGAATTGAGCAATATCATGATTAGTTTATCGCAAGGAATTTGGAATTTCGCCCCGCAAACTGAGCGGAAGGTTTTTAGGAGCTTCTTG GAAAATCAAAAGACTTTTCTTCTATACAACGTTCTAGGAACTTCGGAATTTCAAGCTTTAGCCCAATTAATGTCTACTAATGACGGTCAATATAACACACCTGCCAAAATTAATTGGTTAAGTACACAAGGAGTTACATACGATCAAATCAG ggGATTTTTTCCAAATGGGATCAATTACTTCGTGGATGGGTATCAAATTAGTAGGGAGATTGGCATAAAAATAGCCACGTTGATGATGGAACGTAACGATCAACCTAACGTTTTCGCACGTCCAATTTTGTTTAGGGGTCTTGATatttaa